A single genomic interval of Flavobacteriales bacterium harbors:
- a CDS encoding T9SS type A sorting domain-containing protein — MPAQLPGVQWQRIKALTERPEGTLYSYITNSTPVSYNPMSVPLSTSVDPEDSGVDWFNDVCLVRDANGEHIGYAVAGYSYIPNWGFTNAHCESFSVSGDPYVPILETKERRLGMITGTVAYFDLDGNPQWHHTFMGGLFQGIIQDRNGDLVVTGYGLSIAPWPNTPWAQQPIYYNPTTGQPLVDLGDPNIPCDAQAGKMAVLKIDLTNGHVLWNHAYGSNDDPSLARNGRTYGYSLVETDPDGDGGYRVVGYRRAGSSDPALAQRPFMVDLDANGMLNWKVIMDEAYLSALWPDANWLESQAFHITRHPDPAQDKYAVTGMRWQFAAGTPIGFTAFLLYFDGSGQTPTWFEDTGVDATEYALTSNSNCSANRVQFAVDVQNTSIIWPVLTDFTAGYGAQPDHQATGRVYRIDLNGDQLWAAPADLGPMRGYDILLAARQRANGHVIISSTKSTQSTAPLQWSALSQDIQNCLTNTYTIDHDNDPNTPDQFDWPTAGLSDWGHWLSDSYMAELDLADGSVNWEGTWDADAVMGVTPLCDPDNLRQRQCSFQVVEADDGGLVVCGNTGHTWEDGYLIKFHGCESDPALYAAFHALYPYDPSNVYTLTATSTTWSSSMNVRGSIVIPAGKTLTINNGATISFADSRRVGYTTNIVVQPGGKLVVVQGATLTNIGPCGDGMWDGIMALGNTNLPQSPGNQATVELATGATIKNAFVGVLAGNADINDPIGSTATQRGARVICTNAIFENNIHDVVLRPYSCGSGGGCANDFTVTKFWECDFLTTGPLNYSDKTPKVHLYVSNYPRTWVRGGVFENSNPNISANNVAAWGVGIESINTDLRVVDQNQGAPAMPRTPSFETLQAGCLSANGNGKPVFVFNTYFGGCGHGLGIWSSANARVTGCEFKEPDLDMIGQGFGAPVYGSYLEGTSSITFEDNYFSTVPANNDHACVGSTFKDIGNVSNTFANNRYDAFDCQSCVGIESAGTTIQGLNDGLQFRCNQYGSLANNAFDIAFTGGNVTVSPQQGATFPVPDPAGNTFALNCTGEQHFYNDGGPTGINIFTYHHHAPDPNVEVVPTCMSFPLSSSINSNTGEPYNGCAGPQNLMMASAGDQFAAAANAAGEYTLLKAVYDDWSDGGDPEGLQGFVTDPGNGSYAIRNQLMLVAPKVSDEVWKEVFNRIGDMNPWHLAQALIANSPLEPPVRAMLENSALMPNYKQLVASEQGGMSMQMIKQSELSYWRLQQTRALQAYTSQAYEEAPTVTFAEAIALHQQYPVEGSAEQIMLLHLANNDLASARACVNATLAVDHAAWWEVQDLYLYQLENGLDMEALDPGLEAQLSAIATGSGPGTSAANAWLAAANGIQPEANVELPNMNRSLQLLPQAVAQMTEPEYLEVFPNPSQGETYLTYTLPEGMDVAEVEVFDATGRMIWQQVTGQISGIVRIPIALRAGLYQGVLRSNGSLVGSTKFTVVH, encoded by the coding sequence GTGCCAGCCCAGTTGCCCGGGGTGCAATGGCAGCGCATCAAAGCGCTGACCGAACGACCGGAAGGCACGTTGTACTCGTACATCACCAACTCAACCCCGGTGAGCTACAATCCCATGTCCGTGCCCCTGAGCACGAGCGTGGATCCCGAAGACTCGGGGGTGGACTGGTTCAACGACGTTTGCCTTGTGCGTGATGCGAACGGCGAGCACATCGGCTATGCCGTAGCCGGATATTCCTATATCCCCAACTGGGGGTTCACGAACGCCCACTGCGAGTCGTTCAGCGTGTCGGGCGATCCGTACGTGCCGATCTTGGAGACCAAGGAGAGGCGGTTGGGCATGATCACCGGCACGGTGGCCTACTTCGATCTGGACGGCAACCCCCAGTGGCACCATACCTTCATGGGCGGTTTGTTCCAAGGCATCATTCAGGACCGGAACGGTGACCTCGTTGTCACCGGCTATGGGTTGAGCATCGCTCCGTGGCCCAATACGCCCTGGGCCCAACAGCCCATTTACTACAACCCCACCACCGGGCAGCCGCTGGTGGACCTGGGCGATCCGAACATCCCGTGCGATGCCCAAGCGGGCAAGATGGCCGTGCTGAAGATCGATCTGACCAATGGCCATGTGCTTTGGAACCATGCCTATGGGAGCAACGATGACCCCTCGCTGGCCCGCAACGGTCGCACATACGGCTACTCGTTGGTAGAGACCGATCCCGACGGGGATGGTGGCTATCGCGTGGTCGGCTACCGGCGTGCCGGCTCGAGCGATCCGGCCTTGGCACAACGGCCCTTCATGGTGGACCTGGACGCCAACGGCATGCTCAACTGGAAAGTCATCATGGACGAAGCGTACCTCAGCGCGTTGTGGCCGGACGCCAATTGGCTGGAGAGCCAAGCGTTCCATATCACTCGGCATCCTGACCCGGCACAGGACAAATACGCGGTCACCGGCATGCGGTGGCAGTTCGCCGCGGGAACACCCATTGGTTTCACTGCATTCCTGCTGTACTTCGATGGTAGTGGGCAAACACCGACCTGGTTCGAGGATACCGGTGTGGACGCCACCGAATATGCGCTGACGTCCAACTCCAATTGCAGTGCGAACCGGGTCCAGTTCGCTGTGGACGTTCAGAACACCAGCATCATCTGGCCGGTCCTGACAGACTTCACCGCAGGCTATGGCGCGCAGCCCGATCACCAAGCCACGGGCCGGGTGTATCGCATAGACCTGAACGGCGACCAGCTTTGGGCGGCTCCGGCGGACCTCGGCCCCATGCGCGGTTATGACATTCTGTTGGCCGCACGGCAACGCGCCAACGGCCATGTGATCATCTCCAGTACCAAAAGCACCCAGAGCACCGCGCCCTTGCAGTGGTCCGCCTTGAGCCAGGACATCCAGAACTGCCTGACCAACACGTATACCATCGACCACGACAACGACCCGAACACGCCGGACCAGTTCGACTGGCCCACGGCGGGCCTCTCCGACTGGGGCCATTGGCTCAGCGACAGCTACATGGCCGAATTGGACCTCGCCGACGGCAGCGTGAACTGGGAGGGCACCTGGGACGCGGATGCGGTGATGGGCGTAACGCCCCTTTGTGACCCCGATAACCTCCGACAGCGGCAGTGCAGCTTCCAGGTGGTGGAGGCCGATGATGGTGGCCTGGTGGTGTGCGGGAATACCGGCCACACCTGGGAGGATGGCTACCTGATCAAGTTCCACGGCTGCGAAAGCGACCCGGCCCTGTACGCCGCGTTCCACGCCCTGTATCCCTACGATCCAAGCAACGTCTACACCCTCACCGCGACCAGCACCACCTGGAGCAGCAGCATGAACGTGCGCGGCAGTATCGTGATCCCTGCCGGCAAGACGCTCACCATCAACAACGGCGCCACTATCAGCTTCGCGGACAGCCGCCGCGTGGGCTACACGACCAACATCGTGGTGCAGCCGGGCGGCAAACTGGTGGTGGTGCAGGGCGCTACGCTCACCAACATCGGCCCCTGCGGCGATGGCATGTGGGATGGCATCATGGCCTTGGGCAACACCAACCTGCCGCAGAGCCCAGGCAATCAAGCCACTGTGGAACTAGCCACCGGGGCCACCATCAAGAACGCCTTTGTTGGGGTGTTGGCCGGGAATGCGGACATCAACGACCCCATCGGCAGCACAGCCACCCAGCGCGGTGCCCGGGTGATCTGCACCAATGCCATCTTCGAGAACAACATCCATGATGTGGTCCTCAGGCCCTACTCCTGCGGCAGCGGCGGCGGCTGCGCGAATGACTTCACGGTGACCAAGTTCTGGGAGTGCGATTTCCTCACCACCGGGCCGCTCAACTATTCCGACAAGACCCCCAAGGTGCATCTCTACGTGAGCAACTACCCTCGCACCTGGGTGAGGGGGGGTGTGTTCGAGAACAGCAACCCCAACATCAGCGCGAACAATGTGGCGGCATGGGGCGTCGGCATTGAGAGCATCAACACGGACCTGCGGGTCGTGGATCAGAACCAAGGGGCACCAGCCATGCCCCGCACACCCAGCTTTGAAACGCTACAGGCCGGTTGCCTATCGGCGAATGGCAATGGCAAACCCGTGTTCGTCTTCAACACTTATTTCGGTGGGTGTGGGCATGGACTTGGTATCTGGTCCTCGGCCAATGCACGGGTGACCGGTTGTGAATTCAAAGAGCCGGACCTGGACATGATCGGTCAGGGTTTCGGTGCCCCGGTCTATGGGAGTTACCTGGAGGGCACCAGCTCGATCACATTCGAGGACAACTACTTCAGTACAGTACCCGCCAACAACGACCATGCCTGCGTGGGCAGCACCTTCAAGGACATCGGAAATGTGAGCAATACGTTTGCGAACAACCGCTATGATGCCTTCGATTGCCAGAGTTGCGTTGGCATCGAAAGCGCCGGTACGACCATCCAGGGCCTGAACGATGGTCTGCAGTTCCGATGCAACCAATACGGCAGTCTGGCAAACAACGCCTTCGACATCGCCTTCACCGGTGGGAATGTCACCGTATCTCCGCAGCAAGGCGCAACATTCCCTGTACCCGACCCTGCAGGGAACACCTTCGCCCTGAACTGCACCGGCGAACAGCATTTCTACAACGATGGCGGCCCTACAGGCATCAACATCTTCACCTACCACCACCATGCGCCAGATCCAAACGTGGAGGTGGTTCCAACGTGTATGTCATTTCCACTGAGCTCCTCGATCAACAGTAACACCGGTGAACCCTACAATGGATGTGCAGGTCCCCAAAACCTGATGATGGCTTCGGCGGGTGATCAATTCGCAGCCGCAGCCAACGCAGCCGGTGAATACACCCTGCTGAAAGCGGTGTACGACGATTGGTCCGATGGAGGCGACCCGGAAGGCTTGCAAGGGTTCGTGACCGATCCGGGGAACGGCAGCTACGCCATCCGCAACCAATTGATGTTGGTGGCCCCCAAAGTGAGCGATGAGGTGTGGAAGGAGGTCTTCAACCGGATCGGGGACATGAACCCCTGGCACCTCGCACAAGCCCTGATCGCCAACAGCCCCTTGGAGCCGCCCGTAAGGGCTATGCTGGAGAACAGCGCGCTGATGCCCAACTACAAGCAATTGGTGGCGAGCGAACAGGGCGGCATGAGCATGCAGATGATCAAGCAGAGCGAACTGAGCTACTGGCGGCTGCAGCAGACTCGCGCATTGCAGGCATACACCAGCCAAGCTTATGAAGAGGCGCCTACGGTCACCTTTGCTGAGGCTATCGCTCTGCACCAGCAGTACCCGGTAGAAGGCAGTGCCGAACAGATCATGCTCCTGCACCTGGCCAACAACGACCTGGCCAGCGCCCGCGCCTGTGTCAACGCTACATTGGCCGTCGATCACGCCGCCTGGTGGGAGGTGCAGGACCTTTACCTGTACCAACTGGAGAATGGCCTCGATATGGAGGCTCTGGATCCCGGGCTGGAAGCGCAGTTGAGCGCGATCGCAACGGGTAGCGGGCCTGGTACCAGCGCCGCGAATGCCTGGTTGGCCGCTGCGAACGGCATACAGCCCGAAGCCAACGTAGAGCTTCCCAACATGAACCGATCGCTACAGCTATTGCCACAAGCAGTAGCGCAGATGACCGAGCCGGAATACTTGGAAGTATTCCCCAACCCCAGCCAAGGGGAGACCTACCTCACCTACACGCTGCCCGAAGGGATGGACGTTGCCGAAGTGGAAGTGTTCGATGCCACTGGGCGGATGATCTGGCAGCAGGTGACCGGCCAGATCAGCGGCATTGTACGAATACCCATTGCACTGCGTGCCGGCTTGTACCAAGGTGTCCTCCGGAGCAATGGCTCATTGGTCGGTTCGACCAAGTTCACTGTGGTACACTAA
- a CDS encoding T9SS type A sorting domain-containing protein: MRTEKLLLSSDGTKMFLGGKGASTASLPELPGVYPNPSKGEVYVTYSLPEGAEQGQLEVRDLLGRILHTERLAQGGGIVDLSHLRTPPGTLALILYADGIRMATTKLIVVR; encoded by the coding sequence ATGAGAACTGAAAAATTGCTCCTGTCTTCCGACGGCACGAAAATGTTCCTTGGCGGAAAGGGTGCAAGCACTGCGTCCCTGCCGGAACTACCGGGCGTTTACCCCAACCCCAGCAAAGGGGAGGTGTATGTGACTTATTCCCTACCTGAAGGGGCAGAACAAGGCCAATTGGAAGTGCGCGACCTGCTGGGTAGGATCTTGCACACTGAAAGGCTGGCACAAGGCGGCGGCATCGTGGACCTCTCCCATTTGCGCACCCCGCCAGGTACGCTGGCATTGATCCTTTATGCGGATGGCATCCGCATGGCCACCACCAAACTGATCGTGGTGCGTTGA
- a CDS encoding T9SS type A sorting domain-containing protein encodes MSTMMIDTQRYQAEEQGAIPASAWLAAAQNQRPAAEMILPGNGTRMFMGGRAALAPMPQQWLGVYPNPSQGAAFITYTLPEGLGAAELQVYDARGRIIWQRRPESSSGITELPSDLTPGLYQVVLSSSGMLVGSAKFTVIR; translated from the coding sequence ATGAGCACCATGATGATCGACACACAGCGCTACCAAGCCGAGGAACAAGGCGCCATACCTGCCAGCGCATGGCTGGCCGCAGCGCAAAACCAGCGTCCAGCTGCCGAGATGATCCTGCCCGGCAACGGCACGCGCATGTTCATGGGTGGCCGTGCCGCCCTGGCCCCGATGCCACAGCAGTGGCTGGGTGTGTACCCCAACCCCAGCCAGGGAGCGGCCTTCATCACCTACACGTTACCAGAGGGCTTGGGCGCTGCTGAGCTACAGGTATATGATGCCAGAGGAAGGATCATCTGGCAAAGGCGACCGGAGAGCTCGAGCGGTATTACGGAACTTCCATCCGACCTGACCCCAGGACTGTATCAGGTGGTCCTGAGCAGCTCAGGCATGCTTGTCGGCTCTGCGAAGTTCACGGTGATCCGCTAA
- a CDS encoding T9SS type A sorting domain-containing protein translates to MLATSDGHITYAAGKYSGGNDQQHWPNLVKLDTAGNELWDETYGTAFFGTGFFSLAEVPGSHDLIACGQRYYQTMGGIPYSKGLLLRTNSQGDSLWMREYFYYDSLMTDGEGTLRDVQPTPDGGFVAVGAAYGSISGNNPPGLSQDVWVVKVDSMGCIEPGCHIITGITTQVTNLKDALSVWPNPTRDRATVKITLPQGGSLQKELRLHMVSTQGQEVLAIPVVPGENVLDVGRLASGLYYLHLTNGNTWLSGTKLIVE, encoded by the coding sequence GTGCTCGCTACATCAGATGGTCACATCACATACGCCGCAGGGAAGTATAGTGGTGGCAATGACCAACAGCATTGGCCGAACCTGGTCAAGCTTGATACGGCTGGCAACGAGCTATGGGACGAGACCTATGGCACCGCTTTTTTCGGCACAGGCTTCTTCTCACTTGCAGAAGTACCCGGCAGCCATGACCTGATCGCGTGTGGGCAGCGCTATTACCAGACGATGGGCGGCATACCGTACAGCAAAGGCCTGCTACTGCGCACCAACAGCCAGGGCGACAGCCTCTGGATGCGTGAGTATTTCTACTACGACAGCCTGATGACCGATGGGGAAGGCACCCTGCGCGATGTGCAGCCCACGCCGGATGGCGGCTTCGTGGCCGTGGGTGCGGCCTACGGAAGCATCAGTGGCAACAACCCGCCCGGCCTCAGCCAGGATGTGTGGGTGGTGAAGGTGGACAGCATGGGCTGCATAGAGCCGGGCTGCCACATCATCACGGGCATCACCACGCAGGTCACCAACTTGAAAGATGCGCTCAGCGTATGGCCCAACCCAACCAGAGACCGAGCCACGGTGAAGATCACCCTGCCACAAGGAGGCTCCTTACAGAAGGAATTGCGGCTACATATGGTGAGCACCCAAGGCCAGGAGGTGCTGGCCATCCCGGTGGTACCCGGCGAGAACGTGCTGGATGTGGGTCGCTTGGCCAGTGGACTGTACTACCTTCACTTGACCAATGGCAACACGTGGTTGAGCGGCACGAAACTGATCGTGGAATGA
- a CDS encoding IS3 family transposase: MRKTKFTEHQIVAMLKQHEAGAKVADICREHGISNATFYQWKAKYGGMDASQLKLVKELQEENSRLKRMYAELSMMHDSLKQVVEKKWGSDEKREIVQALITEHGHTQRQACRMVGLARSTAQYRKHPPDDTMVIGALDDLVTKHPAIGVWQCHHRIRLMGHVWNFKRVYRVYTGMGLNIRRRTKKRLPARVKQALFQPQAPDQVWSIDFMHDTLWDGRTYRMLNVLDDYNREVLAMEVDTSLPALRVIRVLERLKEQRSLPAMIRVDNGPEFISAKLDHWCREHKITLTYIQPGKPTQNAYVERLNGSIRRELLGAYVFRTLEEVRLRTTEWMYDYNHLRPHKALGYRPPVLIHP, from the coding sequence ATGAGAAAGACCAAGTTCACCGAGCATCAGATCGTCGCGATGCTCAAGCAGCATGAGGCTGGTGCCAAGGTGGCCGACATCTGTCGGGAACACGGCATCAGCAACGCCACGTTCTACCAGTGGAAGGCGAAGTATGGCGGCATGGATGCCAGCCAGCTCAAGCTGGTGAAGGAACTCCAAGAGGAGAACAGCCGCCTGAAACGCATGTATGCGGAGCTGAGCATGATGCACGACTCCCTCAAGCAGGTGGTGGAAAAGAAGTGGGGGTCTGACGAGAAGCGCGAGATCGTGCAGGCCCTTATCACCGAGCATGGACACACCCAGCGGCAAGCGTGCCGCATGGTGGGTCTTGCTCGCAGTACCGCGCAATACCGCAAGCATCCGCCCGACGACACGATGGTGATCGGCGCATTGGACGACCTGGTGACCAAGCATCCGGCCATTGGGGTGTGGCAGTGCCATCACCGCATACGCTTGATGGGTCATGTGTGGAACTTCAAACGTGTCTACCGGGTGTACACCGGCATGGGGCTCAACATCCGTCGGCGGACCAAGAAGCGCCTGCCTGCACGCGTGAAACAGGCCTTGTTCCAGCCACAGGCCCCCGACCAGGTATGGAGCATCGACTTCATGCACGACACCTTGTGGGATGGCCGCACCTACCGCATGCTCAACGTCCTGGACGACTACAACCGCGAAGTGCTGGCCATGGAAGTGGACACTTCTTTGCCTGCCTTGCGTGTGATCCGCGTGCTTGAACGCCTGAAGGAACAACGCTCACTGCCGGCCATGATCCGCGTGGACAACGGGCCGGAGTTCATCAGTGCCAAGCTTGACCACTGGTGCCGAGAGCACAAGATCACCCTCACCTACATCCAGCCCGGCAAGCCCACCCAGAACGCTTACGTGGAGCGTCTCAATGGCAGCATACGCCGTGAGCTCCTCGGCGCCTACGTCTTCCGCACACTCGAAGAAGTGCGCTTGCGCACCACCGAGTGGATGTACGACTACAACCATCTTCGGCCTCACAAAGCACTCGGTTACCGGCCACCTGTGCTCATCCATCCCTAA
- a CDS encoding T9SS type A sorting domain-containing protein, translating into MRTEKLLLSSDGTKMFLGGKGASSATLPELLGVYPNPTKGEVYVTYQLPEGAEQGRLELRDLLGRPLLNKSLSGSGGIVDLSQGRLSPGTVVLMLYADDIYVAHTKLVVLR; encoded by the coding sequence ATGAGAACTGAAAAATTGCTCCTGTCTTCCGACGGCACGAAAATGTTCCTTGGCGGAAAGGGTGCAAGCAGCGCGACGTTGCCGGAACTATTGGGCGTGTATCCCAATCCGACAAAAGGGGAGGTATATGTGACCTACCAGCTTCCCGAAGGCGCAGAACAAGGCAGATTGGAACTGCGTGATCTATTAGGTAGGCCACTGCTCAACAAGTCACTCTCCGGCTCGGGTGGTATAGTGGATCTTTCCCAGGGACGCTTGTCGCCGGGAACGGTAGTACTGATGCTATACGCGGACGACATCTATGTGGCGCACACCAAGTTGGTAGTACTCCGGTAG
- a CDS encoding T9SS type A sorting domain-containing protein, whose product MQQLAVRWGLFALLMGSFASRSPGQGFHLRLDTIGAGLGQLGRAIIQLDNGHYAISANGGWIYDSLYWSSTTNLLILDGSGGYVSVSHIDVPDKLTYNGRSRSMVQLPDGKFVIGGNSVDTSLVGLPSLYWFNASGLAITYAEIEALPQYIVRQMNKAHDDGFVLVGDALIGNDIQAFILKTDSAGQLEWSQLFGTTTYDDYFWSVEPAPEGTYYIGGVKGVGNNSWDPWLLRVDSLGNEIWSFTNGTQYQDLGQAHLFALSDGSFVYGSGRPTGNGTDQRPQLVKVDCTGSILWSQEYDVATHSALILDVQEIVPGGDLIACGYSTPINPFFDGFLCRTNSQGDSLWLRHYWYTDSIMNDGIGYFNDVTPTSDGGFAAVGVMIQSMSGNDPPGASQDVWVLKVDSLGCVEPGCDLVTGITAQVTNLKDALRVWPNPVAGGGSVTVVIALPEGLRKGALRLSLISADGKLVREEQLPAFLSRYSFPISAYHSGLYMLHLSTPDTWLSGTKLMIE is encoded by the coding sequence ATGCAGCAGCTTGCTGTGCGCTGGGGCCTTTTCGCACTGCTGATGGGGAGTTTTGCCTCCCGATCACCAGGGCAAGGCTTCCATTTGCGGCTGGATACTATCGGAGCAGGCCTAGGGCAGCTGGGTAGGGCGATCATTCAGTTGGACAATGGGCACTATGCCATTTCCGCCAACGGTGGGTGGATCTATGACTCCCTTTATTGGAGTTCAACCACTAACCTGTTGATTCTGGATGGCAGTGGTGGCTATGTCTCAGTTTCCCACATCGATGTGCCTGATAAGCTAACCTATAATGGACGCAGTCGATCAATGGTACAATTACCCGACGGTAAATTCGTGATCGGAGGAAATTCAGTGGACACGAGCTTGGTTGGTCTTCCATCCTTGTATTGGTTCAATGCGAGCGGCCTTGCAATTACATACGCGGAGATAGAGGCTTTACCACAATACATCGTAAGGCAGATGAACAAAGCCCATGACGATGGCTTCGTTCTGGTCGGTGATGCGCTCATTGGGAATGACATTCAGGCCTTTATCCTGAAGACCGACAGTGCCGGGCAACTGGAGTGGTCGCAACTCTTCGGAACCACTACCTACGACGACTATTTCTGGAGCGTCGAACCCGCACCGGAAGGCACCTATTACATCGGCGGCGTGAAAGGGGTGGGCAACAACTCGTGGGACCCCTGGTTGCTGCGGGTGGACAGCCTTGGGAATGAGATCTGGTCCTTTACCAATGGCACTCAGTATCAAGATCTGGGGCAGGCGCATCTATTCGCGCTTTCCGATGGCAGCTTCGTATATGGTAGTGGTAGACCAACTGGCAATGGCACCGATCAAAGGCCGCAACTCGTCAAGGTGGATTGCACCGGCAGCATACTCTGGTCCCAAGAATATGATGTGGCCACACATAGTGCGCTGATCTTGGATGTGCAGGAAATTGTACCGGGTGGAGATCTGATCGCCTGCGGTTATAGCACTCCCATCAACCCGTTCTTCGATGGTTTCCTGTGCCGCACCAATAGCCAAGGCGATAGCCTGTGGTTGCGGCATTATTGGTACACGGACAGCATAATGAACGACGGGATCGGGTACTTCAATGATGTCACCCCAACGTCAGATGGCGGTTTCGCCGCTGTTGGTGTCATGATCCAAAGCATGAGCGGCAATGACCCACCCGGTGCCTCGCAGGATGTCTGGGTCTTGAAGGTGGACAGCCTGGGCTGCGTGGAGCCGGGTTGCGACCTGGTCACCGGCATCACCGCACAGGTCACCAACCTGAAGGATGCCCTGCGCGTGTGGCCCAACCCGGTGGCCGGCGGTGGCAGCGTTACCGTAGTGATCGCCCTGCCGGAGGGCTTGCGCAAGGGAGCGCTGCGCCTCAGCCTCATCAGCGCCGATGGAAAGTTGGTCCGCGAAGAACAGCTCCCTGCATTTCTTTCCAGGTACAGCTTTCCAATTTCAGCTTACCACTCCGGCCTCTACATGCTCCACCTCAGCACACCGGATACTTGGTTGAGCGGGACTAAGTTGATGATAGAATGA
- a CDS encoding T9SS type A sorting domain-containing protein yields the protein MPDKLTYNGRSRSMVQLSDGRFVIGGNAVDTSLVGLPALYWFDVYGQALSYAEIATLPQYIVRQMNKAHDDGFMLVGDVRVGPDIQAFLLKTDSAGQLEWSQLFGTTTYDDYFWSIERAPDGTYYIGGVKGVGNNSWDPWLLRVDSLGNEIWSFTNGTPFDDLGQAHLVTLPDGNFVYGSGEPTGNGTDQRPQLVKVDTAGTILWSKTYDVATHGASILGVKYVQPSGDLIACGTSVPITPYIDGFLLRTNSQGDSLWLRHYWYTDSIMNDGTGLFFDVTPTSDGGFIAVGTMLGSIAGNDPPGASQDVWVLKVDSMGCVHPGCHIITGIESQVTNLKDALRVWPNPVASGGNVTVEITLPEGLRQQPLRLSLISADGKLVREEQLPAFLSRYSFPISAYHSGLYMLHLSTPDTWLSGTKLMIE from the coding sequence GTGCCCGATAAACTGACCTACAATGGGCGAAGTCGATCAATGGTGCAATTGAGTGATGGCCGTTTCGTGATCGGCGGGAATGCGGTGGACACGAGTTTGGTCGGCCTACCGGCCTTGTACTGGTTCGATGTCTATGGACAGGCACTTTCCTACGCTGAGATAGCCACCTTACCGCAATACATCGTCAGGCAGATGAACAAGGCCCACGACGATGGGTTCATGCTGGTCGGCGATGTTCGAGTTGGCCCGGACATTCAAGCCTTCTTGCTGAAGACGGACAGCGCCGGCCAACTGGAATGGTCGCAACTGTTCGGTACCACTACCTACGACGATTACTTCTGGAGCATCGAACGTGCACCCGACGGCACCTACTACATCGGCGGGGTAAAGGGGGTGGGCAACAACTCCTGGGATCCCTGGCTGCTCCGTGTGGACAGTTTGGGCAATGAGATCTGGTCCTTCACCAACGGTACCCCTTTCGATGATCTTGGACAGGCTCACCTGGTCACCTTGCCAGATGGCAACTTTGTATACGGCAGTGGCGAACCTACGGGTAACGGCACGGATCAACGTCCGCAGCTGGTCAAAGTGGATACTGCCGGTACCATACTGTGGTCGAAGACCTACGACGTGGCTACCCATGGCGCTAGCATCTTGGGTGTCAAATACGTCCAGCCAAGCGGCGACCTGATCGCGTGCGGCACCAGCGTGCCGATCACGCCTTACATCGATGGCTTCTTGCTGCGTACCAACAGCCAGGGCGACAGCCTTTGGCTCCGCCACTACTGGTACACGGACAGCATCATGAACGACGGCACTGGACTGTTCTTCGATGTGACCCCGACCAGTGATGGCGGCTTCATCGCGGTTGGCACCATGCTGGGCAGCATCGCTGGCAACGACCCACCCGGTGCCTCGCAGGATGTGTGGGTACTGAAAGTGGATAGCATGGGCTGTGTGCATCCCGGCTGCCACATCATCACCGGAATAGAAAGTCAAGTGACCAACCTGAAGGATGCCTTGCGCGTGTGGCCCAACCCGGTCGCCAGTGGCGGCAATGTCACCGTAGAGATCACTCTACCCGAGGGCCTGCGTCAGCAGCCGCTCCGCCTCAGCCTCATCAGCGCCGATGGAAAGTTGGTCCGCGAAGAACAGCTCCCTGCATTTCTTTCCAGGTACAGCTTTCCAATTTCAGCTTACCACTCCGGCCTCTACATGCTCCACCTCAGCACACCGGATACTTGGTTGAGCGGGACTAAGTTGATGATAGAATGA